Proteins encoded together in one Peribacillus asahii window:
- a CDS encoding ribonuclease H-like YkuK family protein, translating into MANDFLFQNLQEKEMTFEQVFDRIIRFMTLNSNGNYRLMIGTDSQVHERHTVFITGIVILNEGKGAWACIRKVTIPRRMDRIHERLSHETSLTEEVVSLFTEEKKNVMIDIVLPFIYKGATFTMEGHLDIGSGNRNKTKIFVEEMTARIESMGLEPKIKPNSFVASSYANRFTK; encoded by the coding sequence ATGGCTAATGATTTCTTATTTCAAAATTTACAAGAAAAAGAGATGACCTTTGAGCAAGTATTTGACCGGATTATCAGATTTATGACTTTAAATAGCAATGGCAATTATCGCTTAATGATCGGTACCGATTCTCAAGTGCATGAAAGACATACCGTTTTCATTACAGGAATTGTCATTCTAAATGAAGGAAAAGGTGCATGGGCTTGTATTCGAAAAGTGACTATTCCAAGAAGAATGGATCGAATACACGAACGACTCTCTCATGAAACTTCATTAACAGAAGAAGTCGTTTCTCTGTTTACAGAGGAAAAGAAAAACGTGATGATTGATATCGTACTTCCTTTTATATACAAAGGAGCTACATTTACAATGGAAGGCCATTTGGACATCGGTTCAGGTAATCGCAATAAAACAAAAATATTTGTCGAAGAAATGACCGCAAGAATTGAATCGATGGGACTTGAACCTAAAATCAAACCAAATTCTTTCGTTGCGTCAAGCTATGCCAATCGATTTACGAAATAA
- a CDS encoding CidA/LrgA family protein, producing MKLSWLFQFIILIGFLFLGHIIVSLFSIPLPGAIVGMILLFIGLLTRLVNIKWIEKASSFQLKHLTLLFIPLIAGLFLSSSFLDILQWNILIILIVSSICCLLGTAFTVEWYEKLKRRKAK from the coding sequence ATGAAACTTAGTTGGCTTTTCCAGTTTATCATCCTTATCGGTTTTCTCTTCCTTGGACATATTATTGTTTCACTTTTTTCCATCCCTCTACCTGGCGCTATTGTTGGAATGATTCTTCTATTTATTGGCCTTCTAACAAGGTTAGTTAATATTAAATGGATTGAGAAAGCCTCATCTTTTCAATTAAAACACTTAACATTACTCTTTATCCCTCTCATTGCCGGCCTGTTTTTATCATCAAGTTTTTTAGATATTTTACAGTGGAATATCTTAATTATTCTAATTGTAAGCAGTATTTGTTGCTTGTTAGGCACAGCCTTCACTGTAGAATGGTATGAAAAATTAAAAAGGAGGAAAGCAAAATGA
- a CDS encoding LrgB family protein, whose amino-acid sequence MNIVLLKVSFCIIMTIACYFVSLKIYNKYKKNWLNPLYTASVLLISLLLLFHVHEETYQQVNFIFNQLLQLAVVSLAVPLYKQWSFLKKNYKKIFIGVICGTALGVISIFSLSHLFHLNEQLLASLIPKSVTLPIALTIATDLGGLASTTIIFVIISALISVMIGPNLLKYLGIKSKSAKGLAMGTSAQMLGANRSLVWGEEEGAMGNVAMTTSALFLAIVVPIIPYLL is encoded by the coding sequence ATGAACATAGTCCTATTAAAAGTATCCTTCTGTATCATAATGACAATTGCCTGTTACTTTGTCTCATTAAAAATCTATAATAAATATAAAAAAAATTGGCTAAATCCTTTATACACCGCATCCGTACTTCTAATTTCTCTGTTACTCCTCTTTCACGTCCATGAAGAAACATATCAACAAGTTAACTTCATCTTTAATCAACTACTGCAATTAGCTGTCGTATCTTTAGCCGTTCCTCTTTATAAACAATGGTCTTTCTTAAAGAAAAATTATAAAAAAATCTTTATAGGTGTAATATGCGGAACGGCACTTGGAGTTATCTCCATATTTTCACTGTCCCATTTATTCCACTTGAACGAGCAGCTTCTAGCCTCCTTAATTCCAAAGTCTGTTACACTTCCTATCGCCTTAACAATAGCGACAGACCTTGGTGGATTAGCCTCAACGACCATTATCTTTGTTATCATTTCTGCCTTAATATCCGTCATGATTGGTCCAAATTTGCTCAAGTATTTAGGAATTAAAAGCAAATCGGCGAAAGGCTTGGCTATGGGCACTTCAGCGCAAATGCTTGGGGCGAATCGTTCACTCGTATGGGGGGAAGAAGAAGGAGCAATGGGAAATGTGGCCATGACAACCTCGGCATTATTTCTCGCTATTGTAGTACCGATTATTCCGTATCTGTTATAA
- a CDS encoding NAD(P)-dependent oxidoreductase, which translates to MKIAVIGASGKAGQFILKEGIGRGHQVTAVVRDASKLTEKNGAVIEKSIFDLTSEDLKLFDVVVNAFGAPLGEEQAHVDAGHALIEALKGTNTRGIIVGGAGSLFVDENKTVRVMDTPDFPDMFKPTASGQARNLKELQETSGITWTFISPSAMFDPEGKRTGSYQTGKDHLLVNSQGDSYISYADYAIAVLDEIEKPQHMNERFTVVGEAK; encoded by the coding sequence ATGAAGATTGCAGTTATTGGGGCAAGCGGAAAAGCAGGACAGTTTATTTTAAAAGAAGGAATCGGACGAGGTCATCAAGTCACAGCTGTTGTTAGAGATGCGTCGAAGCTTACAGAGAAAAACGGGGCAGTTATTGAAAAAAGTATATTTGACCTAACTTCAGAGGATTTAAAGCTGTTTGATGTAGTCGTTAATGCTTTCGGTGCTCCTCTTGGCGAAGAGCAAGCCCATGTCGACGCTGGTCATGCACTCATTGAGGCACTTAAAGGAACAAACACAAGAGGGATCATTGTCGGAGGAGCAGGGAGTCTTTTTGTAGATGAAAATAAAACCGTTAGAGTCATGGATACACCTGATTTTCCTGATATGTTTAAACCTACAGCATCAGGTCAGGCACGAAATCTCAAAGAATTACAGGAAACATCCGGTATCACGTGGACATTCATCAGTCCTTCAGCTATGTTTGATCCTGAAGGAAAGAGAACGGGATCCTATCAAACAGGAAAAGATCATCTACTTGTTAATTCACAAGGCGACAGCTATATTAGCTATGCGGACTATGCAATTGCCGTACTAGATGAAATAGAAAAACCTCAGCATATGAATGAAAGATTCACAGTAGTCGGTGAAGCTAAATAA
- a CDS encoding NADPH-dependent FMN reductase produces the protein MGFLEKLFGKQTKEEEIMTEKLNIGIILGSTRQGRVSPQVGEWVKEIADKRGDANYEIVDIADFNLPFLGTTDGTEPGIAAWNEKLANLDGFVFIVQEYNHSITGALKNALDFAREAWNNKAAGIVSYGSTGGARAAEHLRGICGELKIADVRAHPTLSLFLDFENGTDFKPQALHLDNVNAMLGEVVEWSGALKTLR, from the coding sequence ATGGGTTTTTTGGAAAAACTATTTGGGAAACAAACGAAGGAGGAAGAAATAATGACTGAAAAATTAAACATTGGAATTATCTTAGGAAGCACACGTCAAGGACGCGTAAGTCCACAGGTAGGAGAATGGGTAAAAGAAATTGCGGACAAACGTGGAGATGCAAATTATGAAATAGTAGATATTGCTGATTTTAATTTACCGTTCTTAGGAACAACTGATGGGACGGAACCGGGAATTGCAGCTTGGAATGAAAAACTTGCAAATTTAGATGGATTCGTGTTCATTGTTCAGGAGTATAACCACAGTATTACAGGAGCATTAAAAAATGCCCTTGATTTTGCGCGTGAAGCATGGAACAACAAAGCGGCCGGTATCGTTAGCTATGGGTCTACTGGTGGTGCTCGTGCAGCAGAACATTTACGTGGAATTTGCGGTGAATTAAAAATTGCGGACGTTCGTGCACATCCAACATTGTCTTTGTTTCTAGATTTTGAAAATGGAACTGATTTCAAACCTCAAGCCTTACATCTTGATAATGTCAATGCGATGCTTGGTGAAGTTGTGGAATGGAGTGGCGCCTTAAAAACTTTAAGATAA
- a CDS encoding LLM class flavin-dependent oxidoreductase has product MEASEGLKHTGIEIGLYTLADIGPDPHTGKTVSAHQRIKEIIQAAKLADEAGLDVFGVGEHHRLDYAVSAPPVVLAAIAQATKRIKLTSTTTVLSTVDPVRLFEDFATLDLLSDGRAEIIAGRGAFVESFPLFGFDTNDYDALFSENMDLFLKLNENERISWNGRFRSSLREAEIAPRPAQSQLPIWIGVGGTPESAVRAGKLGVGMALAILGGDPVRFKPLVDLYYRAGIEAGHDLENLKIGVTGHGYISKTTPQAKDEFYPYYSNYWSYVNRQRGMGFRMSRADFEQMTSPGTALFVGSPQQIVEKILHQYELFGHSRFLAQMDIGGLPFKKVAEGIELLATEVAPIVRKETNK; this is encoded by the coding sequence ATGGAAGCTTCTGAGGGTTTGAAACATACAGGAATCGAAATTGGTCTCTACACGCTTGCAGATATCGGTCCTGATCCTCATACAGGAAAAACAGTTAGTGCTCATCAGCGAATCAAGGAAATCATTCAAGCCGCAAAGCTTGCTGATGAGGCTGGACTTGATGTCTTTGGGGTGGGGGAACATCATCGATTAGACTATGCGGTATCAGCTCCTCCAGTTGTTTTGGCAGCCATTGCCCAAGCAACTAAGCGAATTAAATTGACAAGTACCACTACTGTGCTAAGCACAGTGGATCCGGTTCGCTTGTTCGAGGACTTTGCAACCTTAGATTTACTTTCGGATGGTCGTGCAGAAATCATCGCTGGCCGGGGAGCGTTTGTGGAATCTTTTCCTCTCTTTGGTTTTGACACAAATGACTACGATGCACTGTTTTCAGAAAATATGGATTTATTTTTAAAGCTGAATGAAAACGAGAGAATCTCTTGGAATGGACGGTTTCGCTCCTCATTAAGGGAAGCTGAAATTGCACCGCGACCTGCTCAAAGTCAATTGCCAATCTGGATTGGAGTTGGGGGGACACCGGAGAGTGCAGTCCGTGCCGGTAAATTAGGAGTTGGTATGGCATTAGCTATCCTCGGAGGCGATCCAGTGAGATTTAAGCCGCTGGTTGATCTATACTATAGAGCTGGCATCGAGGCCGGACACGATTTGGAAAATCTCAAGATTGGTGTAACAGGTCATGGATACATCTCAAAAACAACCCCGCAAGCCAAGGATGAGTTCTATCCCTATTATTCAAATTACTGGTCATACGTTAATCGTCAACGAGGAATGGGGTTTAGGATGTCAAGAGCAGATTTTGAGCAAATGACGAGTCCGGGTACTGCTTTGTTTGTTGGTAGTCCACAGCAGATTGTTGAGAAAATTCTCCACCAATATGAGCTTTTCGGGCATAGTCGTTTCTTAGCGCAGATGGACATAGGGGGACTGCCGTTTAAGAAAGTAGCTGAGGGCATTGAGTTGTTAGCAACGGAGGTAGCTCCAATTGTTCGGAAAGAAACGAATAAGTGA
- a CDS encoding aldo/keto reductase encodes MTKQTQLGKTDIYVNPIGLGTNAVGGHNLYPNLNEEAGKELVRAAINHGVNFLDTAFIYGPGRSEELVGEVMKETGKRSDIVIATKGAHKFVGQDVVIDNSPHFLKQAVEESLKRLQTDYIDLFYIHFPDNDTPKDEAVGALKQLKDEGKIRAIGVSNFSMDQLKEANTDGYVDVYQGEYNLLQRSAEKELLPYTAEQNISFIPYFPLAAGILAGKYNKDMVFNDLRSQMPHLQGAAFTQNLEKVEKIRKIADAKQTDVAHIVLAWYLTRASIDVVIPGAKRAEQVLDNLKTLDVQLTAEEIRDIDCTFQS; translated from the coding sequence ATGACTAAGCAAACACAATTAGGAAAAACAGATATATACGTCAATCCGATTGGACTTGGAACGAATGCTGTCGGAGGTCATAATCTTTACCCTAATTTAAATGAAGAGGCAGGAAAAGAGTTAGTGCGAGCAGCAATTAATCACGGGGTTAACTTTCTAGATACAGCATTCATTTACGGACCAGGGCGTTCTGAAGAATTAGTGGGAGAAGTCATGAAAGAAACAGGAAAACGCAGCGACATTGTTATTGCCACCAAAGGTGCACATAAATTTGTTGGACAAGATGTTGTGATCGACAATTCTCCGCACTTTCTAAAACAAGCTGTTGAGGAGAGCTTAAAACGTCTGCAAACGGATTACATCGATTTATTTTATATACATTTTCCGGATAACGATACACCAAAAGATGAGGCGGTTGGTGCATTAAAACAATTGAAAGACGAAGGAAAAATTAGAGCGATTGGTGTTTCTAACTTCTCAATGGATCAGTTAAAAGAAGCGAATACAGACGGGTATGTCGATGTTTATCAAGGTGAATATAATTTATTACAACGATCTGCGGAAAAAGAATTACTCCCCTATACAGCAGAGCAGAATATTTCATTTATACCTTACTTCCCTCTAGCAGCTGGCATATTAGCAGGTAAATACAATAAAGACATGGTATTTAATGATCTTCGTTCACAAATGCCGCATTTACAAGGAGCAGCATTTACACAAAACTTAGAAAAAGTAGAAAAGATACGTAAAATTGCTGATGCTAAACAAACAGACGTTGCCCATATCGTCTTAGCTTGGTATTTAACACGCGCTTCCATTGACGTTGTGATTCCAGGTGCGAAGAGAGCGGAACAAGTACTAGATAATTTAAAAACATTAGATGTGCAATTAACAGCAGAAGAGATTCGAGACATTGATTGTACTTTCCAATCATAA